TCTCATATTCCCCAAATCCAAAATTTCATAAAGGAGCAATCTTTAACTACACATGGATTATTTTCTGTATATACGATATTCAAGAACACAAAACAGAACCATACCTCAAGTTGCTTCTTGGTCACAGCAATATGCAGAATGGTGTTACCATTCCCATCCTTCAAATTCACTAGCTGATCATCTTTCCCAACACTCTCCACCAAAACCCTCAAAGCCTCCAACCTATTACTCCCCACACACAAATGCATCACACTCTCCCCTCTATCCGTCAACGCCCGAGTCGACTCAGTCCTGGCTCGGACCAACTCCCCCACCACCTCAGCTCTCCCCTTTACCGCAGCCACGTGGAGCGCCGTCATCCCATCCTGGTTCCGCACCAAACACGCCGCGGAATCCGCCCAAATCAGCTCCTTCACAACCTCCACGTGCCCCTTCCCCGCCGCCAGGTGCAGCGGCGTCGACCCGCGCGAGTCCAACTCGGCGGCGAACTCGGGCTTGCGACTCAGCAGCTCTTTAACCAAGTCCACGTGGCCCAACATTGAAGCTATGTGAAGTGGGGTTTCAGAGAAGCATGAAACCAAAGCTCTGTCAAGTACAAGTGGATCTTCTTGGATCAGATCATTGAGCTTGTTCACGCTTCCTTCCATAGCTATATCTGAAAGCTTCTTCTCCATATTTGCTGTTCTGGGTTTCTGTAAAGTCGTCTGCTTGACCGCTTTGATGGTTTCAGAGTTTTGGCGACTTCATCTGGTTGAGAATAAAGATGGGTGGTGGATCTGGTACTCTGAAAGAGACTAAAGAAATGGTATTTGAGTATAAAGAATTGACCCAGCTGTGCTAAAAGTCAGAGGACTTCGATATCTTTAGTTAAGACTTAAAGAGGAAGAAGGGAAATGCTTTGCTTTGTTTAGACTTCAGGGTGGGGCAGTTGCGGGAAACCTTGGAAGCTTCCATTATGGCCTGGCATTTGTGCGGTTCTTCTCCTATAGGAAGTTCCGGTATATTTTGATCCAATTTGATATTTATACTTGTGACCCAATTTAAAATGTGACTTGTTTGACAGACTGGGGCAGAAAGCAATGGTTTGACCTTGTACTATCATGAGGTTGCTAGATTGTTACTGACCATCTCTGAGCTTTATTTGAGGTTTAGGTGAGAtgatctaaaattctaaattatAAAAGTTAGGAGGACATAGTTTAGAATGATCAAGTACAGTAGTATCAGTGACATGATCAAGTTGATTTTGGTTATGCCAGCAAGTTTGCACCACAATGCAAGCTTCAGAGGCAGAGCACATATCCTCCTCATCAAGATCCCTCTGATCCCTTTCATCAACTAGTCTCTGATCCTGCAGCTTCTCCAAATGTTTTCTCTTCTCTCCCTCGATCGCGTTTGATATCATATCATGATGATATTCTCAGTTATATGGGGAAACAAGTTGGTTTTCACTGATGTACATTTGGAAAGAAGCATGTGTGGATTATGTGAGTCTGGAAAATATAAATCTTGTATGGTTCTGGTCAACCATAAACCTCTAGCTGCCATTGTGATACAGTCTATAGCGGAAGTTGGTCATCGTTTTTAACTAGATTCATCAGAAAGAATCATTTGTATAAGACCACGAGCTTCAAGAAGACACTTATACCGACCATGAGCTCCAAGAACACTGCCAGAGAACTCCATCCTCACTCAGAGGCCTCCGACCACGAGCTAAGAAGATTTgaattattcatttttttttgtccttTAATCCGTTCTTACATCATTacagatcggccatctacctCAGACAAGATGAGAATAGCAACATGTATAGGTAAACCTAGCCAAAATTGCAACAGCATACATCTAGTTAATCTAAAACTGCCTATGAGTAGATCAGTAGACCATAAAGATTGAAGTTCGAAATTGGATAGAAGATAGTGCACAAGGCATTTGTCAGAACAGGTAACAGGTTGAAACAACACTAAACCAGTTTACGATCATATTAAACACCCAAGTTCAAATCCTTCAAATCACCAAACACTAATATAACCAAAGAACAAAGTACTAACTTAGAGAGCTGTTCCACCACTACTCACATGCAGATAACTCTAAATAGTTAGCTCGATCTATCCAACATTACGACTAGCCCACTTTCTTACAAaatcaaggccgcattctctTGTTGCTGCATGCAGGGCACTTGTAATGCTTGATGTGCTCAGCTCTGGCAGGAGTTATCTTCACACACTTTCCATGGAACCACTTCTCGCATATGTCACAACAGATCCAGAATTCATCCGCAGCATAGCTCTCCCCACAGGCACCACACATAGTTTCCCCATGCTCCtcatcatcttcctcatcCAGTCCCTCGTCCTCGTCCTCGTCCTTTGGCAGCATTTTTGAATATTTTCCTGGTTCAGAGCCTCGCTGTTCCCCAAAAAAAGGATAGGTATCAGTAACATGTAAATATGGAAATATATGGAAAAACATTATCAACTAATAAGCCACATTATACAACCAATCACAAGGAATTTTTGTTAGGCCACTAAATGAAGAAAGAATGAATTAAATGCTAGGcaataaacaaattaaagttTCATGCATTCACTCAAACAAGTTCAAGTTCATTTATAATGGTATTTCTAGCACACTCAAagataaattaaattatactGGAGTGGAAATTTATTCATGGCCTAGTTGCAAAATAGCAATTCTGCTTCAAATTTAGTAATGTTGATCATTAACAAGACTGAAGAAGGTAACACATAGCCAATCATATTAGATTAAGCTCACtgaaatgcaaaaaaaattgatccCGTCATGCAAATTTTACTCACTTGTTATTCTGTAACGCGTACTAAAATTTGATATCATGTAGGTGAACGGTTTGACTATAACAGAGCAACTTGGAAGTTTGGTCATTGGAAATTTGAGAATATTTTCCAATAGTAAGACTggtgaaaagtgaaaaccGGATCCTGTATAAACATGTTGAGCAGTGAAAAACTCAATACAAGTATAAGACACTTGTGGGGAATAGTCTTGTAACTGGTGAGAACTTTAACACATACTTTAAAGCTAGTTGCAAAAGTAATCCTTTAATATTGCAAGTGGTGACAACTTTGATATATGTAGATATAGCAACTCATTCTGTATAATATACCACACACCTAGAGACTAtctacacacacaaaatttCAATAGAACACTCAATTACCAATTAACACATTGCTCCAGGTGCTGATTGATAAAACTAATCAGTATGATTAAAGTCTAGAACGAAGGTTTACCCCTCTAGAGCTTGACTTCGGCTTATGGATGCTGTTATTTGAAACTACTGACTTCTCCAACGCCTGTTTCTTCACAGAGCCTGTCACAATCTCAAAAACTGATGGCAGATCATTTATCATAGTGAACAGCCGTTTCCTGCATCATAAAACTCATTTCAGACAGATGATGAATTATTGAATCACAACCTATTACTCACAATTAAAACCTTATATCTCAAGACTTTTCTTCAGCGAAAACCAGTTTTTTGCTTTTTCCATGTTTTTAAAATACAAGTATTTTGTTTGTAACGAAATTTAAGTTTCAAACCGCTATTTATACCAAGGATATACAAGGTTAACACTTGTTTAGAATAAGTTGCAGAAGCTTAATCTCATCATATACTTCATATTCAATGCGTTCAACTTTGTTATATTTGGATGCGGCTTATCGATTTGacaacattacataaccaaGAGATGGTAAATGACACAAGATCAacaaataaattcaaaatcaGCTCACCTACAACATTCATGCCAACAATAATAAATGCATTAGATAGCAGCATGAAAGTAAATAGAGATACCTGTCAGCCCTGTCAAAACCAAATCTGGCACCAAAATAGAAAGCCACTCCAAGTAACCATGCATCACTGTGAACTGCAACCAGAGACAACCAGTccttttctttcatcccaTCTCTGGCAAAGTTGATGCCCAGAGCAGGTTCAGGAAGCTCCGGAGGAACTTCTTCCGCAGGTAGGTTAACTTCCCAGTCTTCGTTAGGCAGTCCATATAAACAAAGATTCTCCTTCTCTGAACATGCACCAATTAGTTAAAACCCAAAGTAGTCTTTCCAATCATCAAGACGACACACAATctaagaaatttttttttagatctTTTCACAGCATATCAATagcaaacataaaataaaacaatccAAGAGCATAACATGCGACTGTCAATGGCAATGCTACACGCTAACCCACAAAACAGTAGATTCTTCAGAGTACCAACTACAAACTTAGATGAAACTTCATGTATTGAAAGTTAGTAACACATGCTCGAAACATTCTTATGATTTAAGTTATGACGGTGTAGACCTTACTGACATTGTACCCAAACACACACGGAGCTCCCAATTCATGACTACCACAAGAAcgtaaagaaaaactcggttTGGCAATTGGCAGCAACACAAATTCAGTAAAGAGGTGGGCACTTAACGAAACAAGTCAACTAAATATCCACGAAAACAGTATAATGACGTTTTGAAAACAAATGCCAAGTATAATGCAGCAGAACTTCGTTTACAAATCGTTATTTGCATGTATGTATTGCTGCAACAAGCCTAATTCCACACAACAAAAAGAAATACGAACACATTTCGAAAACTCAGCGAAGAAACAAAGCCTTAAATGGAAAGATCACAGCATAAAGTCTACTAAAGACAGTCATTGCTATTATTAGAACAAATAATTTGACCCCATACAGaaaaaaaacagtaaaaaaaaaacatcaaaacaaaaactttcACTTACAAAAAtactgtaatttttttttattttttaaaaacttTTCCAGAGTTATAAAGCTGAAGCATGACTATTTCACTGGTACAAATTTAAACCTACACACACGGAGgttttcaggtgcggaggtATCTTATCTTAAGGGACGGATTTTTTATCCAGTTTTCACATCTCGACCGTCATATCCTTAGataataacgtatagatcacctCTGTGAAATTTCAGCCGTTAAGTATCGAACTAAGTTAAATCAATGAACAGATTAAATATGCCGAACTTGAGCCGTTCATTTGTATAATAGAAAGAACGCAGTTTTGAGTGACTTAACGATTaacaaattggctgaaaatgGTGATCTATACTTTATTACCTAAGGACTAGAgcgtggagatgtgaaaactcaatCAGAAAGTTggcaaaaaaaatgaaaatccattCCGCACTTGAAAAAcctcatacatatatatatatatatatatatatatatatatatattagcatgtattaacaaaataaatacaGAAAGCAGAGAAATCTCACCGGGATCGCATTGTTCGTAAAACTCAGAAACATCTGCACCGAagtaaaagacaaaaaaaacacacagtAAATGTAAGAATTTCAGCACCAAAATTTAGGggaaaaaatccaaaaaaacaaaaaaagaagaagaagaaagaaagactgACCAGTGGTGAGAGCTTTGACTATGCCGGCTCTCCGGCACTTGAAGTCCCTGAAGACCTCCTCGACGGTGCGCGGGCTGAGCTGCGCCGTCGCTGCTCCTTGTCCTTCCATGAGCCCCCACACTCTCTCAGAGCTCGGAGCGAAGCAGGAGGAAGGGGTAGAATGGTAAATTAAGGTAACTCTGGGGCTAAATTAAGCGTATTTATGGAGATGGGGACGACGGCTATGGCTCAAAAACGCAGAGAG
This genomic interval from Argentina anserina chromosome 1, drPotAnse1.1, whole genome shotgun sequence contains the following:
- the LOC126799354 gene encoding PHD finger protein ALFIN-LIKE 4-like, whose amino-acid sequence is MEGQGAATAQLSPRTVEEVFRDFKCRRAGIVKALTTDVSEFYEQCDPEKENLCLYGLPNEDWEVNLPAEEVPPELPEPALGINFARDGMKEKDWLSLVAVHSDAWLLGVAFYFGARFGFDRADRKRLFTMINDLPSVFEIVTGSVKKQALEKSVVSNNSIHKPKSSSRGRGSEPGKYSKMLPKDEDEDEGLDEEDDEEHGETMCGACGESYAADEFWICCDICEKWFHGKCVKITPARAEHIKHYKCPACSNKRMRP